CGGTGCCCGCGTCAAGCGACGCTCTCGTCCGGTGCGCCGGACCGCGCCACCGGACCGCCGCACTCCTGGGACGTGGGACGACGCGGGGGACGACAGTGTCGACCGTCGTCCCCCGCGTCGTGCGACCGGCGCCCCGCGCGCCGCGCCTGACCGTCCGTCAGCTCATACGGTGGTGCCCGCGGCGCCCTGGAGCGAGGCGTCGTCGGCGCTCAGCACCGCGCCCGAGGACTTCTTGCGGTTGCGCAGCCGCTTCTCCAGCCAGCCCGCGAAGGTCGTGAGGCTGAAGTTGAGGGCCACGAAGATCACCGCGACGACCGTGAAGCTGGCGATCGTGTTGGCGCCGTAGTAGCCGGACATGGTGTTGGCGGAGGCGAGCAGTTCGGGGAAGGTGAGGACGGCGCCGCCGAGCGCGGTGTCCTTCACGACGACGACGAGCTGGCTGACGATGGCCGGGAGCATCGCCGTGACCGCCTGCGGCAGCAGGATCGACACCATGGTCTGGGTCTTGCGCAGCCCGATCGCGTGCGCCGCCTCGGTCTGGCCCTTGGGCAGGGACAGGATGCCCGCCCGGACGATCTCGGCGAGCACCGAGGCGTTGTAGAGCACCAGGCCCGTGACGACCGCGTACAGCGGCCGGTCGTCCGAACTGACGCTGGAGTACTCGGAGTACAGGGCCAGGCCGAAGATCATCAGGATCAGGACCGGGATGGCCCGGAAGAACTCGACGACCGCGCCGACCGGCACCCTGACCCACCGGTGGTCGGAGAGCCGCGCTATGCCGAGCACCGCGCCGAGCGGCAGCGCGATCAGCATCGAGAGGGCCGCCGCGATCAGCGTGTTCTTCAGGCCGGGCAGGATGTACGTGGTCCACGCCTCGGTGCCGGAGAAGAACGGCTTCCACTTCTCCCAGTCCAGCTGGCCCTTGTCGGAGAGGCTGGCGTACACCCACCACAGGACGGCCGCGGCGGCGACCAGGAAGACGCCGGTGAGCAGGATGTTGCGCTGTTTCGCGCGCGGTCCCTGGGCGTCGTAGAGAACGGAACTCATCGCTTCACCGCCACCTTCTTGCCGACCCAGCCGAGGACCATGCCGGTCGGCAGCGTCAGGCACACGAATCCGAACGCGAAGACCGCGGAGATGAGGATCAGCTGGGCCTCGTTCTCGATCATCTTCTTCATCAGCGTCGCCGCCTCCGCGACACCGATCGCCGCGGCCACCGTGGTGTTCTTGGTCAGCGCGATGAGTACGTTGGTGAGCGGGCCCACCACCGCGCGGAACGCCTGCGGCAGCACCACGAGGGACAGCACCTGGGTGAAGCTGAGGCCGATCGCCCGCGCCGCCTCCGCCTGGCCGACCGGGACCGTGTTGATGCCGGAGCGCAGCGCCTCGCACACGAACGCCGAGGTGTAGGCGATGAGGCCGAGCACCGCGAGCCGGAAGTTGATGGTGTCGAAGTCGTGGGCGCCCAGGCTGACGCCGAGCGTCTGGCTCAGGCCGAGCGACGTGAACAGGATGATCACGGTCAGCGGGATGTTCCGCACGACGTTGACGTAGCCGGTGGCGAACCCGCGCAGCAGCGGCACCGGGCCCACCCGCATCGCGGTCAGCACGGTTCCCCACACCAGGGAGCCGACGGCGGAGAGCAGGGTGAGCTGCACCGTCACCCAGAAGGCTCCCAGCAGGTCATAACCTTCAAGAAAGTCGAACACGTTCTCCCGCGCTTCCACGAGTGGGTCCAACCCGCGGTGCGCCGCCGCGGCGGACGGCGCACCGGTCGGGTCCTGGTCAGCTCTTGATGTCGCCGATCT
The sequence above is a segment of the Streptomyces griseoviridis genome. Coding sequences within it:
- a CDS encoding amino acid ABC transporter permease; the protein is MSSVLYDAQGPRAKQRNILLTGVFLVAAAAVLWWVYASLSDKGQLDWEKWKPFFSGTEAWTTYILPGLKNTLIAAALSMLIALPLGAVLGIARLSDHRWVRVPVGAVVEFFRAIPVLILMIFGLALYSEYSSVSSDDRPLYAVVTGLVLYNASVLAEIVRAGILSLPKGQTEAAHAIGLRKTQTMVSILLPQAVTAMLPAIVSQLVVVVKDTALGGAVLTFPELLASANTMSGYYGANTIASFTVVAVIFVALNFSLTTFAGWLEKRLRNRKKSSGAVLSADDASLQGAAGTTV
- a CDS encoding amino acid ABC transporter permease, which gives rise to MFDFLEGYDLLGAFWVTVQLTLLSAVGSLVWGTVLTAMRVGPVPLLRGFATGYVNVVRNIPLTVIILFTSLGLSQTLGVSLGAHDFDTINFRLAVLGLIAYTSAFVCEALRSGINTVPVGQAEAARAIGLSFTQVLSLVVLPQAFRAVVGPLTNVLIALTKNTTVAAAIGVAEAATLMKKMIENEAQLILISAVFAFGFVCLTLPTGMVLGWVGKKVAVKR